Proteins encoded together in one Schumannella luteola window:
- a CDS encoding carbohydrate ABC transporter permease produces the protein MTSAPPVAAAASERPTPAEVGGSRARRAGSGLGPRSPRRRGRSSNGLRRLEPYAFISPTAILMIVLMLVPIGMVIGYSFMNNVITNHNPKFVGLDNYVDVLTDERFHTALGNTLIFTLTSVAAHLVLGLVFAMLLNTPLLGNASKAVFRVIYFLPWLFTVAIVAVLWRLLLNPNGVINYVLVSLGLTDKGVEFLADPSLALAAVTFINIWAGYPFFMVSLLAGLQGIPRDLYEAATVDGASRWQQFWNVTIPQLRPIIISMCLLDLIWTSQQFALIWMTTGGGPINVTEMLSTFTYKLAFSRYEFSMASTSAVIVLVLSMILAVFYVRHQRARD, from the coding sequence ATGACCTCCGCACCTCCGGTCGCCGCCGCGGCCTCCGAGCGCCCGACGCCCGCCGAGGTCGGCGGCAGCCGCGCCCGTCGCGCCGGCTCCGGCCTCGGCCCGCGCTCGCCGCGCCGCCGCGGCCGCAGCTCGAACGGCCTCCGCCGCCTCGAGCCCTACGCCTTCATCTCGCCCACGGCGATCCTCATGATCGTGCTCATGCTCGTCCCCATCGGGATGGTCATCGGCTACTCGTTCATGAACAACGTCATCACGAACCACAACCCGAAGTTCGTCGGCCTCGACAACTACGTGGACGTCCTGACCGACGAGCGCTTCCACACCGCGCTCGGCAACACGCTGATCTTCACGCTCACGAGCGTCGCCGCCCACCTCGTGCTCGGCCTCGTCTTCGCGATGCTGCTCAACACCCCGCTGCTCGGCAACGCGTCGAAGGCCGTCTTCCGGGTCATCTACTTCCTGCCGTGGCTGTTCACGGTCGCGATCGTCGCCGTGCTGTGGCGTCTGCTGCTCAACCCCAACGGCGTCATCAACTACGTGCTCGTCTCGCTCGGCCTGACCGATAAGGGCGTCGAGTTCCTCGCCGACCCGTCGCTCGCGCTCGCCGCGGTCACCTTCATCAACATCTGGGCCGGCTACCCCTTCTTCATGGTGAGCCTGCTCGCCGGTCTGCAGGGCATCCCGCGCGACCTCTACGAGGCCGCGACGGTCGACGGCGCCAGCCGCTGGCAGCAGTTCTGGAACGTCACGATCCCGCAGCTGCGCCCGATCATCATCAGCATGTGCCTGCTCGACCTCATCTGGACGTCGCAGCAGTTCGCCCTGATCTGGATGACGACGGGCGGCGGGCCGATCAACGTCACCGAGATGCTGAGCACCTTCACCTACAAGCTCGCGTTCAGCCGCTACGAGTTCTCGATGGCCTCGACGAGCGCCGTGATCGTGCTCGTGCTGTCGATGATCCTGGCCGTCTTCTACGTGCGTCACCAGCGAGCGAGGGACTGA
- a CDS encoding ABC transporter substrate-binding protein, which yields MSNVARFRRVVATGIAAVAAVSMIAGCSSGAPADSNGKVTIELAQWWEPELPKGEFQALIDEFEKENPNITVKLLSGPYASTKEQLFAGSAAGTMSDVVGLDGAWVSDFAKQGSLADLTQLFTDNKYDDSKLASQVKLDGSTYMIPVVNFVYPMFSNDDLLAQAGVTAPPTNRTEFAEAAKKVSALGGDTSGWVLPLSSEAPNGIQNDVMSWVWASGGSMLKKGKPDLTNKDVTSAVEYIKGMWDDGSIAPGSFTQKEQDKVEEFTNGRVGLMIDSLAHINLIRENNPNLKFSISALPSVDGYEGERGIPYASWGIGVSESSKHKTEAFKLVEFLMSKKINSQLSTMAKAFPGNTESEPDFSDADPLFKEAFDIYKAGKPANEFVGLPVSEDLMRQFDEQFQKTLSGDQSVKAGLEAAQKSWSAEF from the coding sequence ATGAGCAACGTCGCTCGCTTCCGTCGAGTCGTGGCCACCGGCATCGCCGCCGTCGCCGCCGTCTCGATGATCGCCGGGTGCTCGTCGGGCGCCCCCGCCGACAGCAACGGCAAGGTCACGATCGAACTGGCCCAGTGGTGGGAGCCCGAGCTCCCCAAGGGCGAGTTCCAGGCCCTGATCGACGAGTTCGAGAAGGAGAACCCGAACATCACGGTCAAGCTGCTCTCCGGCCCCTACGCCAGCACCAAAGAGCAGCTCTTCGCCGGATCCGCCGCCGGCACGATGTCCGACGTGGTCGGCCTCGACGGCGCCTGGGTCAGCGATTTCGCCAAGCAGGGCTCGCTCGCCGACCTCACCCAGCTCTTCACAGACAACAAGTACGACGACAGCAAGCTCGCCAGCCAGGTGAAGCTCGACGGCTCGACCTACATGATCCCGGTCGTCAACTTCGTCTACCCGATGTTCAGCAACGACGACCTGCTCGCCCAGGCCGGCGTCACCGCCCCGCCGACGAACCGCACCGAGTTCGCCGAGGCCGCGAAGAAGGTCTCCGCCCTCGGCGGCGACACCTCCGGCTGGGTGCTGCCGCTCTCGAGCGAGGCGCCCAACGGCATCCAGAACGACGTCATGTCGTGGGTCTGGGCCTCGGGCGGCAGCATGCTCAAGAAGGGCAAGCCCGACCTGACGAACAAGGACGTCACGAGCGCCGTCGAGTACATCAAGGGCATGTGGGACGACGGCTCGATCGCCCCGGGCTCCTTCACGCAGAAGGAGCAGGACAAGGTCGAGGAGTTCACCAACGGCCGCGTCGGCCTGATGATCGACTCGCTCGCGCACATCAACCTGATCCGCGAGAACAACCCGAACCTCAAGTTCAGCATCTCGGCCCTGCCGTCGGTCGACGGCTACGAGGGCGAGCGGGGCATCCCCTACGCCTCGTGGGGCATCGGCGTGAGCGAGAGCTCGAAGCACAAGACCGAGGCCTTCAAGCTCGTCGAGTTCCTCATGAGCAAGAAGATCAACTCGCAGCTCTCGACCATGGCCAAGGCCTTCCCCGGCAACACGGAGTCGGAGCCCGACTTCTCGGATGCCGACCCGCTGTTCAAGGAGGCCTTCGACATCTACAAGGCCGGCAAGCCCGCGAACGAGTTCGTCGGACTCCCCGTGTCGGAGGACCTGATGCGCCAGTTCGACGAGCAGTTCCAGAAGACGCTGTCGGGTGATCAGAGCGTCAAGGCCGGTCTCGAGGCCGCGCAGAAGAGCTGGTCGGCCGAGTTCTAG
- a CDS encoding DeoR/GlpR family DNA-binding transcription regulator, producing MTSTTPDAAGDDQPRLPAGRKAQLAAYVAEVEQVTVAALSARFNVSADTIRRDLDQLDADGLVVRTHGGAVSPTAMRAVEQKLDIRLQLQTSAKEKIGALAATLIENGSVVMINAGTTTLALARHLGDHRELTIATNNLRIPAEISDRACRDLYLFGGAVRLRGQATVGPVSFQLGAGSAELDLRCDVAVVSVGAVSADAGFSTSNLAEAAMMGEMISRATRVVILADSSKFDRTLFAQVAELRRADFLVTDAAPPADLAAALEKAGVRVLVPGDEIGTLPRIH from the coding sequence GTGACATCCACCACTCCCGACGCCGCGGGTGACGACCAGCCGCGGCTGCCCGCCGGTCGCAAGGCTCAGCTCGCCGCCTACGTCGCCGAGGTCGAGCAGGTCACCGTCGCCGCGCTCTCGGCGCGATTCAACGTCTCGGCCGACACGATCCGCCGCGACCTCGACCAGCTGGATGCCGACGGCCTGGTCGTGCGCACGCACGGCGGCGCCGTCAGCCCCACCGCGATGCGCGCGGTCGAGCAGAAGCTCGACATCCGGCTGCAGCTGCAGACCTCGGCGAAGGAGAAGATCGGCGCACTCGCCGCGACCCTCATCGAGAACGGCTCGGTCGTGATGATCAACGCCGGCACGACCACGCTCGCCCTCGCGCGGCACCTCGGCGATCACCGTGAGCTGACGATCGCCACCAACAATCTGCGCATCCCGGCCGAGATCAGCGACCGGGCCTGCCGCGACCTGTACCTCTTCGGCGGGGCCGTGCGACTGCGCGGCCAGGCGACGGTCGGTCCGGTGTCGTTCCAGCTCGGCGCCGGAAGCGCCGAGCTGGACCTGCGCTGCGACGTCGCCGTCGTCTCCGTCGGCGCGGTCTCGGCCGACGCCGGCTTCTCGACCAGCAACCTCGCCGAGGCGGCGATGATGGGCGAGATGATCTCGCGAGCGACGCGCGTCGTCATCCTCGCCGACTCCTCGAAGTTCGACCGCACGCTGTTCGCGCAGGTCGCCGAGCTGCGTCGGGCCGACTTCCTGGTGACCGACGCCGCTCCCCCGGCGGATCTCGCGGCCGCCCTGGAGAAGGCCGGCGTGCGTGTACTCGTCCCCGGCGACGAGATCGGCACGCTGCCGCGCATCCACTGA
- a CDS encoding class I mannose-6-phosphate isomerase, translating to MTLPHSADPIRLPANQPRARFYRGGDRIAAFRGAASAERYTPEDWIGSVTPVRGAAPVGQTRLYDGTLLADAITADPLGWLGAEHVRRWGADPKLLVKLLDAGQRLPVHAHPSGAFAAAHLGAAHGKAEAWYILSPGVVYLGLREAVEPARLRELVDAQRTEELLALLNAIEVQPHDTVYVPPGTLHAIGEGVLLAEVQEPEDLSILLEWSGFELDGVADGHLDLGFDLALAVVRTEADGPEQLARLVRRDHAAASSLAPAADEYFRLHRLGDGDELDAGFAIVIAAEGELRLVPSPSDDDVVAAATGGAADPVPLPAGSTTLVPAAFGRARLSGSGRVLVARPPRA from the coding sequence ATGACGCTCCCGCACTCCGCCGATCCGATCCGACTGCCCGCGAACCAGCCTCGGGCCCGTTTCTACCGCGGCGGCGATCGCATCGCGGCCTTCCGCGGCGCGGCGAGCGCCGAGCGGTACACGCCGGAGGACTGGATCGGATCCGTCACCCCGGTGCGAGGTGCCGCACCCGTCGGGCAGACGCGCCTGTACGACGGAACGCTGCTCGCCGACGCGATCACCGCCGACCCGCTCGGCTGGCTCGGCGCCGAGCACGTGCGGCGCTGGGGCGCCGACCCGAAGCTGCTGGTCAAGCTGCTCGACGCGGGACAGCGCCTGCCGGTGCACGCGCACCCCTCGGGCGCCTTCGCGGCCGCGCACCTCGGCGCGGCGCACGGCAAGGCCGAGGCCTGGTACATCCTCTCTCCCGGGGTCGTGTATCTCGGGCTTCGCGAGGCGGTCGAGCCCGCCCGCCTGCGTGAACTGGTCGACGCGCAGCGCACGGAGGAGCTGCTGGCGCTGCTCAATGCGATCGAGGTGCAGCCGCACGACACGGTGTACGTGCCGCCGGGCACGCTGCACGCGATCGGCGAGGGCGTGCTGCTCGCCGAGGTGCAGGAGCCCGAAGACCTGTCGATCCTGCTCGAGTGGAGCGGCTTCGAGCTCGACGGCGTCGCCGACGGCCACCTCGACCTCGGCTTCGATCTCGCCCTCGCCGTGGTGCGCACCGAGGCCGACGGTCCCGAGCAGCTGGCGCGACTGGTGCGCCGTGATCACGCCGCCGCGTCGAGCCTCGCACCGGCCGCCGACGAGTACTTCCGGCTGCACCGCCTCGGCGACGGCGACGAGCTGGATGCCGGCTTCGCGATCGTGATCGCGGCGGAGGGCGAGCTGCGCCTCGTGCCCTCGCCGAGCGACGATGACGTGGTCGCCGCAGCCACGGGCGGCGCTGCCGATCCCGTTCCTCTTCCGGCGGGCTCCACGACTCTCGTGCCGGCCGCTTTCGGGCGCGCCCGGCTGTCGGGTTCGGGCCGCGTGCTCGTCGCCCGTCCGCCCCGCGCCTGA
- a CDS encoding helix-hairpin-helix domain-containing protein, translating into MSSALTPRPRSARVRLGIGAGLVLLLIAGGVAAAAAALTPGGATTVLAPASASASPSTGSSTGSGSRAGASGSGRADDDGAAASSSDGGSSRIYIHVTGQVAHPGLFRLAPGSRVVDAVGAAGGLTAQADAAAINLARALDDGEQLHVPAVGEAPAAGTAGSGAGGGSSSGGGGGASGAGTGGAGGVKVNINTADQTALETLPRVGPALAQRILAWRQQNGRFASIEDLRDVSGIGEKTFEQLQPLVTV; encoded by the coding sequence ATGAGCTCGGCCCTGACCCCGCGCCCGCGCAGCGCCCGCGTGCGGCTCGGGATCGGGGCCGGGCTCGTGCTGCTCCTCATCGCGGGTGGTGTCGCCGCCGCGGCCGCCGCGCTGACGCCGGGTGGGGCGACGACCGTGCTCGCGCCCGCGTCGGCGTCGGCGTCGCCGTCGACGGGGTCGTCGACGGGATCGGGCTCCCGGGCGGGAGCATCCGGGTCCGGACGAGCCGACGACGACGGCGCAGCAGCATCAAGCTCCGACGGCGGCTCGTCGCGCATCTACATCCACGTCACCGGGCAGGTCGCGCATCCGGGTCTCTTCCGCCTCGCGCCCGGGTCGCGGGTCGTGGATGCGGTCGGCGCCGCCGGGGGACTGACCGCGCAGGCCGATGCGGCCGCGATCAATCTCGCGCGGGCACTCGACGACGGCGAGCAGCTGCACGTGCCCGCGGTGGGAGAGGCGCCCGCGGCGGGTACAGCGGGGTCGGGAGCGGGCGGCGGCTCGTCCAGCGGGGGAGGAGGCGGCGCGTCGGGAGCGGGGACGGGCGGGGCGGGTGGGGTCAAGGTCAACATCAACACTGCCGATCAGACCGCGCTCGAGACGCTGCCTCGGGTCGGCCCGGCGCTCGCCCAGCGCATCCTCGCCTGGCGTCAGCAGAACGGGCGCTTCGCCTCGATCGAAGACCTGCGCGACGTGAGCGGCATCGGAGAGAAGACCTTCGAGCAGCTGCAGCCGCTGGTGACCGTGTGA
- the leuS gene encoding leucine--tRNA ligase has translation MTQHDRATEPDENDYDFARIEATWLPVWEEKRPFRTDDPDDKRPRKYVLDMFPYPSGDLHMGHAEAYTFGDVIARYWRQQGFRVLHPIGWDSFGLPAEGAAIKRGIDPREWTYANIEQQKQSMKRLGASFDWDRVLHTSDPEYYKWNQWLFLKMFEKGLAYRKASWVNWCPFDQTVLANEQVVDGRCERCDNVVVKKQLTQWYLKITDYADRLLDDLNQLEGSWPSKVLAMQRNWIGRSKGAEVDFTVEGRDAKVTVFTTRPDTLFGATFMVIAPDTDLAAELAAGADAETRMRFQDYLEQTQRTSEIDRQDATREKTGVPLNRYAINPVNGERIPIWAADYVLADYGHGAVMAVPAHDQRDLDFAIKFGLPVRVVVDTNAPVTGAIPVITEEMLESGDIPALDPASTGVALAGEGRLMNSGPLDGLSKSNAIGRMIQLLESAGTGRAAKTYRLRDWLISRQRYWGTPIPIIHGEDGELIPVPFEQLPVRLPSTEGLDLQPKGTSPLGAAEDWVNVPDPRDGSPARRDPDTMDTFVDSSWYPLRFLSPNDDTQAFDPAEAEKWAPVDQYVGGVTHAILHLLYARFITKVLFDLGYVSFTEPFSALLNQGMVIMEGSAMSKSRGNIVRLSEQLDQYGSDAIRLTMAFAGPPEDDIDWADVSPTGSAKFLARAWRLAGEVTTAPDVDWKGGDAALRRATHRLLNDVPGLVEAFKFNVVVARLMELVNQIRKTIDQGPGGGDPAVREATEAVAVVLSLFAPYTAEDMWHRLGYTDTVAFAGFRKADPDLLIEESVTSIIQVDGKVRDRIEVAPTIASDELEKLARASAGVQRAVGDREIVNVIVRAPRVVNIATKG, from the coding sequence GTGACCCAGCACGACCGCGCGACCGAGCCCGACGAGAACGACTACGACTTCGCCCGCATCGAGGCCACCTGGCTTCCGGTGTGGGAGGAGAAGCGGCCGTTCCGCACGGACGACCCCGACGACAAGCGTCCGCGCAAGTACGTGCTCGACATGTTCCCCTACCCCTCGGGCGACCTGCACATGGGTCACGCCGAGGCGTACACCTTCGGCGACGTGATCGCGCGCTACTGGCGTCAGCAGGGCTTCCGCGTGCTGCACCCGATCGGCTGGGACAGTTTCGGCCTGCCCGCCGAGGGCGCCGCGATCAAGCGCGGCATCGACCCGCGCGAGTGGACCTACGCCAACATCGAGCAGCAGAAGCAGTCGATGAAGCGCCTCGGCGCGAGCTTCGACTGGGATCGCGTGCTGCACACGAGCGACCCCGAGTACTACAAGTGGAACCAGTGGCTGTTCCTGAAGATGTTCGAGAAGGGCCTGGCCTACCGCAAGGCGAGCTGGGTCAACTGGTGCCCCTTCGACCAGACCGTGCTGGCGAACGAGCAGGTCGTCGACGGCCGCTGCGAGCGCTGCGACAACGTCGTCGTCAAGAAGCAGCTGACGCAGTGGTACCTGAAGATCACCGACTACGCCGACCGTCTGCTCGATGACCTGAACCAGCTCGAGGGTTCGTGGCCGTCGAAGGTGCTGGCGATGCAGCGCAACTGGATCGGCCGCTCGAAGGGCGCCGAGGTCGACTTCACTGTCGAGGGCCGCGACGCCAAGGTGACCGTCTTCACGACCCGTCCCGACACCCTGTTCGGCGCGACCTTCATGGTCATCGCGCCCGACACCGACCTGGCCGCCGAGCTGGCCGCCGGCGCGGACGCCGAGACGCGGATGCGCTTCCAGGACTACCTGGAGCAGACCCAGCGCACGAGCGAGATCGACCGTCAGGACGCGACGCGCGAGAAGACCGGCGTGCCGCTGAACCGGTACGCGATCAACCCCGTCAACGGCGAGCGCATCCCGATCTGGGCCGCCGACTACGTGCTGGCCGACTACGGCCACGGAGCCGTCATGGCCGTGCCCGCGCACGACCAGCGCGACCTCGACTTCGCGATCAAGTTCGGCCTGCCGGTGCGCGTCGTCGTCGACACGAACGCCCCGGTCACGGGCGCGATCCCCGTCATCACCGAGGAGATGCTCGAGTCGGGCGACATCCCCGCGCTCGATCCCGCGTCGACCGGCGTCGCGCTGGCCGGCGAGGGCCGCCTGATGAACTCGGGGCCGCTCGACGGGCTGAGCAAGTCGAACGCGATCGGGCGCATGATCCAGCTGCTCGAGAGCGCCGGCACCGGCCGCGCCGCGAAGACCTACCGTCTGCGCGACTGGCTGATCTCGCGTCAGCGCTACTGGGGCACGCCCATCCCGATCATCCACGGCGAGGACGGCGAGCTGATCCCTGTGCCGTTCGAGCAGCTGCCCGTGCGTCTGCCGTCGACCGAGGGCCTCGACCTGCAGCCGAAGGGCACCTCGCCGCTCGGCGCCGCCGAGGACTGGGTGAACGTGCCCGACCCGCGCGACGGCTCGCCCGCGCGCCGCGACCCCGACACGATGGACACCTTCGTCGACTCGTCGTGGTATCCGTTGCGCTTCCTGTCGCCGAACGACGACACGCAGGCCTTCGACCCGGCCGAGGCCGAGAAGTGGGCTCCCGTCGACCAGTACGTCGGCGGCGTGACGCACGCGATCCTGCACCTGCTCTACGCGCGCTTCATCACCAAGGTGCTCTTCGACCTGGGCTACGTGAGCTTCACCGAGCCGTTCAGCGCGCTGCTGAACCAGGGCATGGTGATCATGGAGGGCTCGGCGATGTCGAAGAGCCGCGGCAACATCGTGCGCCTCTCGGAGCAGCTCGACCAGTACGGCAGCGACGCGATCCGCCTCACCATGGCCTTCGCCGGACCGCCGGAGGACGACATCGACTGGGCGGATGTCTCGCCCACCGGCTCGGCGAAGTTCCTGGCCCGCGCCTGGCGTCTCGCCGGCGAGGTCACGACCGCGCCCGACGTCGACTGGAAGGGCGGGGATGCGGCGCTGCGCCGCGCTACGCACCGTCTGCTGAACGACGTGCCGGGTCTGGTCGAGGCGTTCAAGTTCAACGTCGTGGTCGCGCGCCTGATGGAGCTGGTGAACCAGATCCGCAAGACGATCGACCAGGGTCCCGGCGGCGGCGACCCGGCCGTGCGCGAGGCGACCGAGGCGGTCGCGGTCGTGCTGAGCCTGTTCGCGCCGTACACGGCCGAGGACATGTGGCACCGCCTGGGCTACACCGACACGGTCGCCTTCGCCGGCTTCCGCAAGGCCGACCCCGACCTGCTGATCGAGGAGTCGGTGACCTCGATCATCCAGGTCGACGGCAAGGTGCGCGACCGCATCGAGGTCGCCCCGACGATCGCCTCGGACGAGCTCGAGAAGCTCGCCCGCGCCTCCGCCGGCGTGCAGCGCGCGGTCGGCGATCGCGAGATCGTCAACGTGATCGTGCGCGCCCCGCGCGTGGTCAACATCGCGACGAAGGGCTGA
- a CDS encoding anthranilate synthase component I family protein has translation MRDRLLRHPLGDGFSAERVASLVLGEALPVDARPDGFWLDSGVDGPAYIGTGERVVLREGEDVLPQLAAGLDRLRAEADADANAGVGVGREDDATDTVPPLAFRLGLVGWFGYELRGETTGAVVPHAHDADAGDPAAFLAVDRAAVVHPDGSAELIALGADDRDDMGVDAASASWSADQTDWPSDLADWRDDLAARLRADRDTASAHPLPGPITPGPATAVRVTSDADYLAQVRACQAAIRDGEAYQLCLTTEVRVDAHPDPLELHRRVRAASPTHHGALLSIGGTALVSASPERFLTVTPDGTVETSPIKGTRPRSADPGDDARLAAELLASDKERAENLMIVDLMRNDLTRIGDPGSVEVTQLLEVESYAQVHQLVSTVRARLRPGLDAVDAIASCFPAGSMTGAPKRRATEILDALENRARGPYAGCFGYLGVDGAADLAMTIRTIVLDASTGGRGGARIGTGGGITALSVPDEELEETRVKAAPLIAALGVR, from the coding sequence ATGCGCGACCGACTCCTGCGGCATCCGCTCGGAGACGGATTCTCGGCGGAGCGGGTGGCGTCGCTCGTGCTCGGCGAGGCGCTGCCGGTCGACGCCCGCCCCGACGGGTTCTGGCTCGACAGCGGCGTCGACGGCCCGGCCTACATCGGCACGGGGGAGCGGGTCGTGCTGCGCGAGGGCGAGGATGTGCTGCCGCAGCTCGCGGCCGGGCTCGACAGGCTTCGGGCTGAGGCGGACGCGGACGCCAATGCTGGTGTCGGCGTCGGTCGAGAGGATGACGCGACCGACACCGTCCCGCCGCTCGCCTTCCGTCTCGGGCTGGTCGGCTGGTTCGGGTACGAGCTGCGCGGTGAGACGACCGGAGCCGTTGTGCCGCACGCGCACGACGCGGATGCGGGCGATCCGGCCGCCTTCCTCGCGGTCGATCGCGCCGCGGTCGTGCACCCCGACGGCTCCGCTGAGCTGATCGCGCTCGGCGCCGACGATCGCGACGACATGGGCGTCGACGCGGCATCCGCGTCCTGGTCCGCCGACCAGACCGACTGGCCCTCGGACCTCGCCGACTGGCGCGACGACCTCGCGGCGCGTCTCCGAGCCGACCGCGACACCGCATCCGCCCATCCGCTGCCCGGCCCGATCACCCCGGGCCCTGCGACCGCCGTGCGCGTCACGAGCGACGCCGACTACCTCGCCCAGGTGCGCGCCTGCCAGGCCGCGATCCGCGACGGCGAGGCCTACCAGCTGTGCCTGACGACCGAGGTGCGGGTGGATGCGCACCCCGACCCGCTCGAACTCCACCGCCGGGTGCGCGCCGCGAGCCCGACCCACCACGGCGCGCTGCTGAGCATCGGCGGCACCGCGCTCGTCAGCGCCTCGCCCGAGCGCTTCCTCACGGTCACGCCCGACGGCACGGTCGAGACCAGCCCGATCAAGGGCACGCGCCCGCGCTCCGCCGACCCGGGCGACGACGCACGCCTCGCCGCCGAGCTGCTCGCGAGCGACAAGGAGCGCGCCGAGAACCTCATGATCGTCGACCTCATGCGCAACGACCTCACGCGCATCGGCGACCCCGGCAGCGTCGAGGTGACGCAGCTGCTCGAGGTCGAGAGCTACGCCCAGGTGCACCAGCTGGTCAGCACCGTGCGCGCGCGGCTGCGCCCGGGACTGGATGCGGTGGATGCGATCGCGAGCTGCTTCCCCGCCGGCTCGATGACGGGGGCGCCCAAGCGGCGCGCGACCGAGATCCTCGACGCGCTCGAGAACCGCGCCCGCGGTCCCTACGCCGGCTGCTTCGGGTACCTCGGCGTCGACGGCGCCGCCGACCTCGCGATGACGATCCGCACGATCGTGCTCGACGCATCCACCGGGGGCCGCGGCGGCGCCCGCATCGGCACGGGCGGCGGCATCACGGCGCTCTCGGTTCCCGACGAGGAGCTCGAGGAGACGCGGGTGAAGGCCGCGCCGCTGATCGCCGCGCTCGGCGTGCGCTGA
- a CDS encoding aminotransferase class IV, translating to MTTTFRWQNRELVAADDCEVVPARVDAADSWLVADGRARGLGLHRQRFLDALPEEFWALDPEGFWDAALALLPREGDWFPRVDARTARAPELIFRLRPAPERRASIRLVTAERDPRTAPRAKGPDLAAMTALRTAAQGLGADEAVVLDADGSVAEGSTTCLLWWRGDMLCVPEEAIERIDSVTLRSILALATALGIDVLHERATPDDLDGLEIWAVNALHGVRIVTEWVGGPAPAELPGRRAAWQTRLDALRRPLPLHAVPSAVASPASPATPETGGAD from the coding sequence ATGACGACGACCTTCCGCTGGCAGAACCGCGAGCTGGTCGCGGCCGACGACTGCGAGGTCGTGCCGGCTCGGGTGGATGCGGCCGACTCCTGGCTGGTGGCTGACGGCCGCGCGCGCGGACTCGGCCTGCACCGCCAGCGCTTCCTCGACGCCCTGCCCGAGGAGTTCTGGGCGCTCGACCCGGAGGGCTTCTGGGACGCCGCGCTCGCGCTGCTGCCCCGCGAGGGCGACTGGTTCCCCCGGGTGGATGCGCGCACAGCCCGTGCGCCCGAGCTGATCTTCCGGCTGCGGCCGGCTCCCGAGCGTCGCGCGTCGATCCGCCTCGTCACGGCCGAGCGCGACCCGCGCACCGCTCCGCGCGCGAAGGGCCCTGATCTCGCCGCGATGACCGCGCTGCGCACCGCCGCGCAGGGGCTCGGCGCCGACGAGGCCGTCGTGCTCGACGCCGACGGCTCCGTCGCCGAGGGCTCGACGACCTGCCTGCTCTGGTGGCGGGGCGACATGCTCTGTGTTCCCGAGGAGGCGATCGAGCGGATCGACAGCGTGACCCTGCGCAGCATCCTCGCCCTCGCGACCGCACTCGGCATCGACGTGCTGCACGAGCGCGCCACGCCCGATGACCTCGACGGGCTGGAGATCTGGGCGGTCAACGCGCTGCACGGCGTGCGCATCGTGACCGAGTGGGTCGGCGGCCCGGCTCCGGCGGAGCTGCCCGGACGCCGCGCCGCCTGGCAGACGCGCCTCGACGCCCTGCGCCGCCCGCTGCCGCTGCACGCGGTGCCGAGCGCTGTCGCCTCCCCCGCTTCGCCGGCGACGCCCGAGACCGGCGGGGCCGACTGA
- a CDS encoding DedA family protein: MLPHLVETTATVVATAGTGGFDPLGWLLDVVQSVDPVLRILLSAVAIFCETSILIGLVVPGDTIVLVSSTATANVAEYIGLLVAVIVGSLGGESVGFLLGRLFGPKLRHSRLGRRIGEKNWMRAERYLERRGGPAVFLSRFLPVLHSLVPVTVGTSEMSYRRFLAWTTPACVLWAGAYVTVGWLAAGSYRELSTQLHWAGYLFVAVIVVFVIVVAVVKKLIERAERRHLDD; encoded by the coding sequence ATGCTCCCGCACCTCGTCGAGACCACGGCCACAGTGGTCGCGACGGCCGGCACCGGCGGATTCGACCCGCTCGGCTGGCTGCTCGACGTGGTGCAGTCGGTCGACCCGGTGCTGCGCATCCTGCTCTCGGCGGTCGCGATCTTCTGCGAGACGTCGATCCTGATCGGGCTCGTCGTGCCCGGCGACACGATCGTGCTCGTCTCGAGCACCGCGACCGCGAACGTCGCCGAGTACATCGGCCTGCTCGTCGCCGTCATCGTCGGCTCGCTCGGCGGCGAGAGCGTCGGGTTCCTGCTCGGCCGGCTGTTCGGGCCGAAGCTGCGGCACTCGCGACTCGGCCGCCGCATCGGCGAGAAGAACTGGATGCGCGCCGAGCGCTACCTCGAGCGCCGCGGCGGCCCCGCGGTGTTCCTGTCGCGCTTCCTGCCGGTGCTGCACTCGCTCGTGCCCGTCACGGTCGGCACGAGCGAGATGAGCTACCGCCGCTTCCTCGCCTGGACGACCCCGGCGTGCGTGCTCTGGGCGGGCGCCTACGTGACGGTCGGCTGGCTCGCCGCCGGCAGCTACCGTGAGCTCTCGACCCAGCTGCACTGGGCGGGTTACCTCTTCGTCGCCGTGATCGTGGTCTTCGTGATCGTCGTCGCAGTGGTGAAGAAGCTCATCGAGCGGGCCGAGCGCCGCCACCTCGACGACTGA